CCGCCGCATCAGGCCCACGGCCGTCGCGACGTCGTCGTCGGGCCCGACGACGACCGGGTCGGGGGTGCACACGGTCTGGGCGCTCACGGTCGACGGGTCGGCGCCCTCGGCGACCGCCCGGACGGTGATGTCCCGGTCCGTCAGCACCCCCACGATCAGGTCCCCGTCGGCGACGAGCACGTCCCCGACGTCCTGGGCCCGCATCAGCTGGGCGGCCTCGACGAGTGAGGCGTCGGGGCGGACGGCGGCCACTCCCGCGGTCATGACCTCGCGGACGAGCCGCGCCGTACCGCCCGCGGCCTCCGCTCCCGGCCCCGTCATCGCCCGTGCAGGGCGACCGCGACGTCCTGCACGCTGCGGTAGGTCCGGTCGCCGGGCAGTTCCTCCACCCGTTCCGTCAGCGGGTCGGGGGCGTGCCGTTCCCGCATGACGCGCAGCAGGTCCACCCGGTGGGCCGGGAACGGCGTTCGGGCGAGGTGCCGGGCCAGTTCGAGGCGCAGCGCCTCGAAGGCGTCGGACGGGCCGCGGCCGGTGGCGAGCGCCGGGTCGTCGTCGGCCACCGGCTCGGGGTCGTGCCACTCCTCCGTACGGGTGGGGTGGCCGGACCGGAGCAGCCCTTGGAGCTCGTGTTTCATCGCGTCGTCCTGCCGCCGGCTGAGCCGATCGCTGCCTCGCTGCATGAAGTCCTCCACGGTGCCGCGTGTGTCGGTCGCCGGGCGGGTACCCGGCCGCGCCGCCGCAAACCACCACTTCACGGGCGCTTCGCCGGAACGCCGGTGGACCCGCCGGCGGCCCGTCGCCTGGCCCGCCGGTCGGTCCGCCGGCCGGTCCGCTGGTTTGGCGGGGGGCGTCGCGGGGACTCGCCGACGCGGCCGGGTGGCTGAGCGGCCGGACGGCCGAGGGGTGAAGGGTGGGGAGCGGACCGGGACGCGCGGACGGCGGTCCGCCCCGGGCCGCTCCCCGCGTCCGTGGACGGAAGGGACGAGGCGATGGACGTCACGACCGCACTGCTCGCCCTGCTGCTGCCGCCCGCCCTGCTGGGCGTCGTCCTCGCCATGGCCCACTACGAGGACCGGATGCTGCCCGCGCCCCCCGAGGAGCCCGACGGCGCGGCCGGGGCGGCGGGGGAGGTGGTCCCGGTCGAGCCGCTCGTCGCGCCGGTCGTCGACCCGACCGCCGTCGTGGCGCCCCTCGCCGCCGAGCAGCCCGACGCGGCCTGACAGCCCCCGCCTCCGTACCGGCGCAGGGTGGCCCCGCGTCCATCCGTCCCGGGGCCGGGCCGGGCGCGTGCCGCCCGGCCCGGTACCTCGGCCGCACAGCGGGCTCCGGGTCCCTTCCCGGTCGCCGGCTCCCCGGTCGCAGGGCTCCCGACCGCCCTCCGGCCCGGGACGGCCCGGGACGGCCCGGGGCCGCCGGGTGCGCCCTTCCGCGACGGCGCCGCGCCCCTCTGGCCCGTGCGCCGCCCTGGTGCCCGCGCCGACCCCGCGCCGCTCCGGGCCCCGTGCCGCCCCGGCGCCCGCGACGGCGCCGCGCCGCGCCGGCCTCGCGCCGCTCCGACCCCCGTGCCGGTCACCCGGACAGCCGAACTCCCGCGAGGCGCGGGACGGCCCTCAAAACGCCCCGCCCGGCCCCGCCACACCCGCTCCCGCCTGCGCGGACACCCCCGCGCCCCACCCGTGGCGGCGCACCGCCGCCGCCCCGGACGGACCGGCCGGGCGCCCCTCGGGAAGCCGAACGGCGCAATCAGGCGGACAGTGGGATCAAGGCGTTTGCCATCAAGGCCCCCGGGCAGGCGCATCTCGTGCTTCGGACCGGAGGCACGTCCGTGGGAGCGGATCGCCGCTCCGGGCGTGTCCGCGCCCGGTTCCGGCGGCGGCGCTTCCCGGGGTGACAGCCAACCATCAGCGCCGCTCAGGGAGCTGAACACGA
This portion of the Streptomyces changanensis genome encodes:
- a CDS encoding DUF2795 domain-containing protein, which encodes MQRGSDRLSRRQDDAMKHELQGLLRSGHPTRTEEWHDPEPVADDDPALATGRGPSDAFEALRLELARHLARTPFPAHRVDLLRVMRERHAPDPLTERVEELPGDRTYRSVQDVAVALHGR
- a CDS encoding CBS domain-containing protein, encoding MTGPGAEAAGGTARLVREVMTAGVAAVRPDASLVEAAQLMRAQDVGDVLVADGDLIVGVLTDRDITVRAVAEGADPSTVSAQTVCTPDPVVVGPDDDVATAVGLMRRHAVRRLPVVEAGRPVGVVSLGDLAVTEEPRSVLADISRAAPENDTAMDERI